One stretch of Bordetella avium DNA includes these proteins:
- a CDS encoding Ig-like domain-containing protein: MTNRPEAGDIVPSDVLTQVAVRAQDLARRQADRREGAQVDADYLKQQGQAQFNQFLQEGVRAANESGLRFLRNLQGDLRHDFDNGRTSLELRTIDQVYRKGANTGLLQLGGHNQNNRPTANLGGVYRRDINERLMLGANAFLDYEFAKQHLRGSLGVEAIAPEFSFYGNVYAPMSGWTGAKRDNRREERPASGMDLGMKYSPGFAPGLSLKANYFRWNGAAVDYFDNGRTQDRATGFKYGVQYKPVPLLSLGVEQTRVIGGASQTSVQLGVALNLSEPLSKQLRRGGETPVFNLDAHRNALVERENRIVLNTRQKLIILPLTVTTVLTDSVSGRITLVGQTQAQATVNWTLPDGSSGQSRADASGVYRIESRKDQPSGPIRLKAVNQYGDRSREVVYQYEDGLVLGGLEVKILVMQTLPANGKLKVRGKTEPKMDVRVTFPDGEVVQLRSADDGSFTALSKQRVPRGVVQVRVTDPSTDQEAVAQDMYEPPAAVAPTIDKVTTDPATGRVTIVGEAEPRSRVEIRFSDGTTEVVDADDEGHYSATSAGDLPSGELRATRLPAAGEQPLSTRREYKDEVDKTAPEAPSITKVSTDATTGRVTVSGSAEPDVVVTVMFPDGTEKTVPTNDDGTYRATSDGNMVSGDILAHATDRAKNRSPDTRYAYADAVAPATPVIRRLTTNSTTGQVTAAGTAEPGNQVAVTFPDGTQKTVTADGEGHYTAESEGDQPSGDVKAQAVDAAGNKSPEASKNYADTVDKTPPPMPSITSVSAHPDTGHVTVQGEAEAGDQVAVTFPDGERKVVPVKDDGSYTATSDHDQPSGDITVSATDAAGNSSPELKRSYTDTVDKTAPAAPTITDVATDATTGYVTVIGTVEPDAQVTVTFPSGESRQVSADAGGAYRVSSDTDQPSGEIKAQAADAAGNKSPETSRNYVDTVDKTAPAAPTITNVATDAATGHVTVSGRAESDTQVTVTFPSGESKQVPADAGGAYRVSSDTDQPSGEIKAQAADAAGNKSPEATKAYDDTVDKTAPPLSITNVSTAPATGVVTVTGNTEAGSSVAVNFPGGQSVNVTAAADGSYTASSTRDVTQSGDITATARDAAGNVSAPATQAYNDIVDKTPPPVSITNVSTAPGSGIVTVTGVSEPGASVVVNFPGRGTARAEAAPDGGYTVSSTGPVESGAIQAVATDSHDNHSEPVRRDYLDTTAPAAPVISEVTAGPTGLVTVEGRAEVGSTVTVTFPDGASKQVPVADAGTYRVTSDANQPSGDIKASATDKARNKSPEATQVYTDQTAPAVPLISTVNTSPQTGVVTVEGTAEADSQVKVSFPDGTSKTVSADGSGHYTATSDHDQPSGEIKVQATDAANNKSPEATKAYADGVDKTPPVVSISNVQAADATGIVTVTGHTEAGSTVQVTFPDGQAVNATVDQDGSYTARSSKDVTQSGDITATATDAAGNPSAPATQAYDDTVDRTAPPVPTISSVTGNAAGQVTVVGTAEPGSTVTINFPGGSEKQVQLNADGQYSVTSDGHIPTGDIKASATDREGNKSAEVSKAYMSAPPAPVINSVTTDANTGRVTVSGTAKPNGKVLVTFPGGSQREVSVSAGGDYTATSSDDEESGEIKAVLLEGAERSRETKRNYADEAVRLSAKDVEIENGDQAGFWLTVTHSVGSYGYSLLSIQTSGKVSVKLLPSDPSDRNQQELVKVIALQVSGPYAWSGAVNVSADKYIDQNPPSWVPAGTYPVKIVVTQIATGATVEVSGTIVYSKTAV, translated from the coding sequence ATGACGAACCGACCCGAGGCCGGTGATATCGTGCCTAGCGATGTGCTTACACAAGTCGCCGTCCGGGCTCAGGATCTGGCGCGCCGCCAGGCGGATCGGCGCGAGGGTGCCCAGGTCGATGCCGACTATCTCAAACAACAGGGGCAGGCGCAATTCAACCAGTTTCTGCAAGAAGGGGTGCGGGCGGCAAATGAAAGTGGATTGCGCTTTTTGCGCAATTTGCAAGGTGATCTGCGTCACGATTTCGATAATGGGCGCACCTCGCTGGAGTTGCGCACGATAGACCAGGTATATCGCAAGGGCGCGAACACGGGTTTGCTGCAACTGGGCGGGCATAACCAGAACAACCGTCCCACGGCCAATCTGGGCGGGGTCTATCGGCGCGATATTAATGAGCGACTCATGCTGGGCGCCAACGCTTTTCTGGACTATGAGTTTGCTAAACAGCATTTGCGCGGATCTTTGGGCGTGGAAGCCATCGCACCCGAGTTCTCGTTCTACGGCAATGTGTATGCACCCATGTCGGGCTGGACTGGCGCCAAGCGCGACAACAGGCGTGAAGAGCGTCCGGCTTCTGGCATGGACTTAGGCATGAAGTACAGCCCTGGGTTCGCGCCAGGTCTTAGCCTTAAGGCCAACTATTTCCGCTGGAATGGCGCAGCGGTCGATTACTTCGACAATGGCCGCACGCAAGACCGCGCCACCGGCTTCAAATATGGTGTGCAGTACAAGCCGGTGCCCTTATTGAGTCTGGGGGTGGAGCAGACCCGGGTGATCGGCGGTGCAAGCCAGACCAGCGTGCAGTTGGGCGTAGCGCTCAATCTGTCGGAGCCCTTATCCAAGCAGCTGCGGCGCGGCGGTGAAACGCCGGTCTTTAATCTGGACGCGCATCGTAACGCGCTGGTCGAGCGCGAAAACCGCATCGTGCTCAATACCCGCCAGAAACTCATCATCCTGCCGCTGACGGTCACGACGGTGCTTACGGATTCCGTGAGCGGCCGCATCACGCTGGTGGGCCAGACGCAAGCGCAAGCCACCGTGAATTGGACCCTGCCTGATGGCAGCAGCGGCCAGTCGCGGGCCGACGCCTCCGGTGTCTATCGCATCGAGTCGCGCAAGGATCAGCCTTCGGGTCCCATCCGCCTGAAGGCGGTCAATCAATACGGCGACCGCAGTCGCGAGGTGGTGTATCAATACGAGGATGGTCTGGTGCTGGGCGGGCTGGAGGTCAAGATCCTCGTCATGCAAACCCTGCCTGCCAATGGCAAACTGAAGGTGCGGGGCAAGACCGAGCCGAAGATGGATGTGCGCGTGACCTTCCCTGATGGTGAGGTGGTGCAGCTTCGATCCGCGGATGACGGCAGCTTTACGGCGCTGTCCAAGCAGCGAGTGCCGCGCGGAGTTGTCCAGGTGCGCGTCACCGATCCGTCCACGGACCAGGAAGCCGTGGCGCAAGACATGTATGAGCCGCCCGCCGCTGTCGCACCCACCATAGATAAGGTGACGACGGATCCTGCGACGGGCCGGGTGACGATAGTCGGCGAGGCTGAGCCCCGAAGCCGCGTCGAGATCCGCTTCAGCGATGGCACGACCGAGGTGGTGGATGCCGATGACGAGGGGCATTACAGCGCGACCTCGGCGGGCGATTTGCCCAGTGGTGAGTTGCGCGCCACGCGCTTGCCCGCTGCGGGCGAGCAGCCTTTGTCGACCCGCCGCGAATACAAGGACGAGGTCGATAAGACGGCGCCCGAGGCGCCGAGCATCACAAAGGTTAGCACCGATGCCACGACGGGCCGGGTGACGGTAAGCGGTTCTGCGGAACCGGATGTGGTCGTGACGGTCATGTTCCCAGACGGTACAGAGAAAACCGTGCCGACCAATGATGACGGGACCTACCGCGCCACTTCCGACGGCAATATGGTCTCGGGCGATATCCTTGCTCATGCCACGGACAGGGCGAAAAACAGGAGCCCCGATACCCGTTATGCTTATGCCGACGCGGTCGCTCCCGCCACGCCCGTGATTCGCCGTCTCACCACCAACAGTACGACGGGCCAGGTCACTGCTGCGGGTACGGCAGAACCCGGCAATCAGGTAGCGGTGACCTTTCCCGACGGCACGCAAAAAACGGTGACGGCGGACGGCGAGGGCCACTACACCGCCGAGTCCGAGGGTGATCAGCCCAGCGGTGATGTCAAAGCGCAGGCGGTGGATGCGGCGGGCAATAAGAGCCCTGAGGCGAGCAAGAACTACGCGGATACTGTCGATAAAACGCCGCCTCCCATGCCCAGCATCACGTCCGTGAGCGCGCATCCTGACACGGGGCATGTCACCGTGCAGGGGGAAGCCGAGGCCGGCGATCAGGTGGCGGTGACTTTCCCCGACGGTGAGCGCAAAGTCGTGCCGGTCAAGGACGATGGCAGTTACACGGCGACCTCTGACCATGATCAGCCCAGTGGCGACATCACGGTCTCGGCCACGGATGCGGCAGGTAATAGCAGTCCAGAGCTGAAGCGTTCCTATACCGACACCGTCGATAAAACCGCGCCGGCAGCGCCGACGATCACGGATGTGGCGACCGATGCCACGACGGGCTATGTCACAGTCATCGGCACGGTGGAACCTGATGCTCAGGTCACCGTAACCTTCCCTAGCGGTGAGAGCAGGCAGGTGTCGGCGGATGCGGGCGGTGCCTATCGCGTCAGCTCTGACACGGATCAACCCAGCGGCGAGATCAAGGCGCAGGCCGCCGATGCGGCGGGCAACAAGAGCCCCGAGACAAGCCGGAATTACGTCGATACCGTAGACAAAACAGCGCCAGCCGCGCCGACGATCACCAATGTCGCGACCGATGCTGCGACAGGCCACGTCACGGTCTCGGGCAGGGCGGAATCTGATACGCAGGTGACCGTGACCTTCCCCAGCGGTGAAAGCAAGCAGGTGCCGGCGGATGCGGGCGGCGCTTATCGTGTCAGCTCCGACACGGATCAACCCAGCGGCGAGATCAAGGCGCAGGCCGCCGATGCGGCGGGCAATAAGAGTCCCGAAGCCACCAAGGCATATGACGATACAGTGGACAAGACAGCGCCGCCCCTGAGTATCACTAACGTGAGTACGGCGCCAGCCACTGGTGTCGTGACCGTGACAGGTAACACCGAGGCGGGCAGCAGCGTAGCGGTGAACTTCCCAGGCGGACAGAGCGTGAATGTCACGGCCGCTGCGGACGGCAGCTATACCGCCAGCTCGACCAGGGATGTTACGCAATCGGGCGACATCACGGCGACGGCAAGGGATGCGGCGGGCAATGTTAGCGCGCCAGCCACGCAGGCCTATAACGATATCGTCGATAAAACACCGCCGCCCGTGAGTATCACTAACGTGAGTACGGCGCCAGGCAGCGGCATCGTCACGGTGACGGGCGTTTCCGAGCCGGGCGCTTCCGTGGTGGTGAACTTCCCCGGCCGTGGCACTGCGCGTGCCGAAGCGGCCCCGGATGGCGGCTACACGGTGAGTTCAACGGGGCCTGTCGAATCCGGAGCGATACAGGCCGTGGCGACGGATAGCCATGACAACCATAGCGAGCCCGTTCGCCGAGACTACCTTGACACGACAGCGCCTGCCGCGCCGGTCATCAGCGAGGTGACGGCCGGACCGACGGGCCTGGTGACGGTCGAGGGCAGGGCCGAGGTGGGCAGCACCGTGACCGTCACCTTCCCCGACGGCGCCAGCAAACAGGTGCCGGTAGCTGACGCAGGCACCTACCGTGTGACGTCGGATGCGAATCAACCCAGTGGAGATATCAAGGCCAGCGCCACAGACAAGGCGCGCAATAAGAGCCCGGAGGCCACTCAGGTCTACACTGATCAGACGGCTCCCGCCGTGCCGCTTATCAGCACTGTGAATACGAGCCCCCAGACGGGTGTGGTCACGGTTGAGGGGACGGCCGAGGCGGATAGCCAGGTCAAGGTGAGCTTCCCTGATGGGACGAGCAAGACCGTTTCGGCTGACGGCAGCGGCCATTACACCGCGACCTCCGATCATGACCAGCCCTCTGGTGAGATCAAGGTCCAGGCCACCGATGCGGCGAATAATAAGAGCCCAGAAGCCACCAAAGCGTATGCCGATGGGGTGGACAAAACACCGCCGGTCGTGAGCATCAGCAATGTGCAAGCTGCGGACGCCACCGGCATCGTGACGGTCACCGGACATACCGAGGCCGGTAGCACCGTGCAGGTGACCTTCCCTGACGGACAAGCTGTGAATGCGACGGTTGATCAGGATGGCAGCTATACCGCCCGCTCTAGTAAAGATGTCACGCAGTCGGGCGACATTACGGCGACGGCGACGGACGCCGCCGGCAATCCCAGTGCGCCTGCGACGCAGGCCTATGACGATACCGTGGACAGGACGGCGCCGCCCGTGCCGACGATCAGCAGCGTTACGGGCAATGCGGCAGGCCAGGTCACGGTGGTGGGTACCGCCGAGCCCGGCAGCACCGTGACCATCAACTTCCCCGGCGGCAGTGAGAAGCAGGTGCAGCTTAATGCTGACGGTCAATACTCGGTAACATCCGATGGTCATATCCCGACAGGCGACATCAAGGCCAGTGCGACGGACAGGGAGGGTAACAAGAGCGCCGAGGTCAGCAAGGCCTACATGAGCGCGCCGCCGGCCCCTGTTATCAACAGCGTCACCACGGATGCGAACACGGGTCGCGTGACAGTCAGCGGTACCGCCAAGCCCAATGGCAAGGTGTTGGTGACTTTCCCCGGCGGTTCGCAGCGTGAAGTGTCTGTCAGTGCGGGGGGAGATTACACTGCCACCTCGTCCGATGATGAGGAGTCCGGCGAGATAAAGGCAGTTCTTCTGGAGGGCGCCGAGCGTAGTCGGGAAACCAAGCGCAACTACGCCGACGAGGCGGTTAGGTTGTCAGCAAAAGATGTCGAGATAGAAAACGGAGACCAGGCCGGTTTCTGGCTTACCGTCACACATTCGGTGGGCAGCTACGGGTACAGCCTACTCAGCATTCAAACTTCAGGAAAAGTCAGCGTGAAGCTGCTGCCTAGCGATCCCTCAGACCGTAATCAGCAAGAGTTGGTCAAGGTCATTGCATTGCAAGTTTCCGGCCCTTATGCATGGAGCGGCGCGGTTAACGTCAGCGCTGACAAGTATATCGATCAAAATCCGCCATCTTGGGTACCCGCTGGGACATACCCCGTCAAGATCGTAGTGACTCAAATCGCAACGGGAGCAACGGTGGAGGTGTCAGGAACCATCGTCTACAGCAAGACTGCTGTTTGA